One Malania oleifera isolate guangnan ecotype guangnan chromosome 10, ASM2987363v1, whole genome shotgun sequence genomic region harbors:
- the LOC131166127 gene encoding uncharacterized protein LOC131166127, whose amino-acid sequence MRIRKNTKISSLMFSHASASSCLPLQMHVCQLNQSPWDVITFPSDSTSLSFLPQLSFYLQGEGDNSITVNGSLGDSIGTTKSTVEEKSNPKPKPKLKIYPTEENDTAKKKEKITAGEDKVETQFEFIRGGGVETKTAAIALCSRSDGRGWHCNREAKQGHTLCEHHLAQLRSYTTKGAAAVAHSAVAAASCPRRNRKKPLISTNPHEFYYYSGFGPWWGKKRGGSTNGESNKTAALEAATGTAAFSSSRIDQSGDKTEELDFVVDNYNDGDREGNGNGAERKRTRKPVKVRSLKSLM is encoded by the exons ATGAGGATTAGGAAGAACACGAAGATCTCTTCTCTGATGTTTTCGCATGCTTCAGCTTCTTCCTGCTTGCCACTACAGATGCATGTGTGTCAATTGAACCAATCACCTTGGGATGTGATTACTTTCCCTTCCGATTCTACCTCCTTGTCGTTCCTCCCTCAATTATCATTCTATTTGCAG GGCGAAGGAGACAACAGCATCACTGTGAATGGGAGCTTAGGAGATTCTATTGGAACTACCAAGAG TACTGTAGAAGAAAAGTCAAACCCAAAACCAAAGCCAAAACTGAAGATTTATCCCACAGAGGAGAATGATACCgcaaagaagaaagagaaaataacAGCCGGTGAGGACAAGGTGGAGACCCAATTTGAGTTCATCAGAGGGGGAGGTGTAGAGACTAAAACTGCTGCTATTGCTTTGTGTTCTAGATCAGACGGTAGAGGCTGGCACTGCAATAGGGAAGCCAAGCAAGGGCACACCTTGTGTGAGCATCATCTTGCTCAGCTTAGGTCTTACACAACTAAGGGTGCTGCAGCAGTAGCTCACTCTGCCGTCGCCGCCGCCTCCTGCCCCCGCCGCAACCGCAAGAAGCCTTTAATTTCCACAAACCCCCACGAATTCTACTACTATTCTGGGTTCGGGCCTTGGTGGGGGAAGAAGAGAGGCGGCAGCACCAACGGAGAATCAAACAAAACTGCTGCCTTAGAGGCCGCCACGGGAACCGCAGCCTTCTCTTCATCTAGAATCGATCAATCCGGCGATAAAACTGAAGAGCTTGACTTCGTGGTTGACAACTACAATGATGGCGACAGAGAGGGCAATGGCAATGGCGCCGAACGTAAGAGAACCCGGAAGCCGGTGAAGGTGAGATCGCTAAAATCTCTGATGTGA
- the LOC131166012 gene encoding uncharacterized protein LOC131166012 produces MASQAHLDKMTLRQNYRNLWHTNLMSTIQADTPYCCFALLCGPCVSYLLRKRALYNDMSRYTCCAGYMPCSGRCGESRCPEFCLCTEVFLCFGNSVASTRFLLQDEFNIQTTQCDNCIIGFMFCLQQLACIFSLVAMIVGSDEIQEASQILSCLSDMVYCTVCACMQTQHKIEMDKRDGKFGPQPVMAVPPMQQMSRIDQATPPSVGYQPQPAYGQPYGYPPPPQAQGYPPPAQAQGYPAAGYPPSGYPPPAGYPPPSGYPR; encoded by the exons ATGGCGTCGCAGGCGCATCTCGACAAGATGACTCTCCGGCAGAACTACCGGAACCTTTGGCACACCAATCTCATGAGCACCATTCAAGCTGACACTCCCT ATTGTTGCTTTGCGCTATTGTG TGGCCCATGTGTATCATACTTGTTGCGTAAACGAGCTCTTTACAATGACATGTCTAG GTATACATGTTGTGCTGGCTATATGCCATGCAGTGGGAGGTGTGGAGAAAGCCGATGCCCAGAATTTTGTCTTTGTACTGAG GTTTTCCTGTGCTTCGGAAATTCAGTTGCCTCAACACGCTTTCTGTTGCAAGATGAATTCAACATTCAGACAACACAATGTGATAACTGCATTatt gGATTTATGTTCTGCCTCCAACAATTGGCCTGTATATTTTCCCTTGTGGCTATGATTGTTGGCAGTGATGAAATTCAAGAAGCTTCACAAATATTGTCATGTTTGTCTGATATGGTTTATTGCAC GGTTTGTGCATGCATGCAG ACACAACACAAGATTGAAATGGATAAGAGAGATGGTAAGTTCGGCCCACAGCCAGTTATGGCAGTGCCTCCAATGCAGCAGATGTCACGCATAGATCAAGCAACTCCTCCGTCAGTTGGGTATCAGCCACAACCAGCATATGGGCAGCCCTATGGCTATCCTCCACCACCTCAAGCCCAAGGATACCCACCACCTGCTCAAGCTCAAGGATATCCTGCTGCTGGCTATCCCCCGTCTGGGTATCCTCCTCCGGCTGGCTATCCCCCTCCATCTGGCTATCCCAGGTGA
- the LOC131166348 gene encoding uncharacterized protein LOC131166348, translating to MSIASDILQAIAFPLLLLSINVNSLPCEDSRCKTGSCNSTGSCICSLPDPSTILDGDRPFLGGRFCDEEQVLCDGTNSFWCEHGGRCEEIVQGENYSCSCPPGYAGSHCEHLGAPCGRIFCFHEAECLVEDRICQCPPHWRGSADCSLPTLTPTDSSRNSTATRLPQDRSSGNTNWAAVVLGISLSGGAVGAIVYANKFFTQKKKTAIAKFQQLSQSQNHDFLEEDEDDSHVHGAVLNDSSHL from the exons atgTCCATTGCATCCGATATTCTGCAAGCAATTGCGTTTCCTCTTCTTCTCCTATCAATCAATGTTAATTCTCTGCCATGCGAAGATTCTCGCTGCAAAACTGGATCCTGCAACAGCACCGGTTCTTGCATTTGCAGTCTCCCCGATCCTTCCACCATCTTAGACGGAGATCGCCCTTTTCTCGG GGGGAGGTTTTGCGATGAGGAGCAGGTCTTGTGCGACGGGACAAACTCGTTTTGGTGCGAACACGGAGGGAGGTGCGAGGAGATTGTTCAAGGTGAGAATTACAGTTGCAGTTGTCCCCCGGGCTACGCGGGATCGCACTGTGAGCATTTAGGGGCTCCCTGTGGACGGATTTTCTGTTTCCACGAGGCCGAATGCTTGGTTGAAGATCGCATTTGTCAGTGCCCGCCCCATTGGCGAGGAAGCGCCGATTGCTCTCTCCCAACTTTAACCCCTACAG ATTCTTCAAGAAATTCAACTGCAACCAGATTGCCTCAAGACAGAAGTAGCGGCAATACAAAT TGGGCTGCTGTGGTTTTGGGCATTTCATTGTCAGGAGGGGCTGTGGGAGCCATAGTATATGCCAACAAATTCTTCACCCAGAAGAAGAAGACGGCCATAGCAAAGTTCCAGCAGCTGTCTCAGAGCCAAAATCATGATTTCTTGGAGGAGGATGAGGATGATTCACATGTACATGGTGCCGTCCTAAATGATAGCTCACACCTCTAA